In a single window of the Bactrocera dorsalis isolate Fly_Bdor chromosome 2, ASM2337382v1, whole genome shotgun sequence genome:
- the LOC105221992 gene encoding enhancer of split malpha protein: MCQQQQQLAAPQNNANNKSSYSIKRVLQTFFRNKQQQKQEKLQRRHQQQRLQTPQQLQQQQQYPYQQQQRLWYSLESLESLENLRNAQMEEQHYYEEIEDNSANEKLAELVQEAEDSQAEHDVYVPVRFARTEAGTFFWTTNLQPVLSSFTPVAADEDLLQPSYCYSNAQYPHMQYPQHNGDRWAQA; this comes from the coding sequence ATgtgtcaacaacagcaacaattagCAGCGCCGCAAAATAACGCCAACAACAAGTCGAGCTATAGTATTAAGCGCGTCTTGCAGACATTCTTccgcaacaaacaacaacaaaagcaagaaaaattgCAACGCCGCCACCAGCAGCAGCGTTTGCAAACACCACAGcaactgcagcagcagcaacaatatccATATCAGCAACAGCAACGTTTATGGTACTCATTGGAATCTTTAGAATCTCTAGAGAATCTGCGCAATGCACAAATGGAAGAACAACATTACTACGAAGAGATCGAAGACAATTCAGCCAATGAGAAGCTGGCCGAACTCGTACAAGAAGCGGAGGATTCACAGGCGGAGCATGATGTCTATGTGCCCGTACGTTTTGCACGCACCGAAGCGGGCACCTTCTTCTGGACCACCAATCTGCAGCCGGTGTTGAGCAGTTTCACACCTGTGGCCGCCGATGAGGATCTGCTGCAACCCAGCTATTGCTACAGCAATGCACAATATCCACACATGCAGTATCCTCAACATAACGGCGATCGTTGGGCACAAGCCTAA